The nucleotide window CGGATATCGTGGATATTCACTATCGCGTCAACAACGGCGCGCAACAAAATGTGCGCATGAATCTGGCGAATGGCGTATGGACTTACGATATTCCCGGCCTGAATGCGAGCAGTGTGGTGAGCATCAACTTCACCATTATCCGCAATGGTGTAGGGCAGGATACGCCTTGGCAAAATTACACACTGGGTACGCCTGCATCGAGTGTTGCACCATCAAGTTCGTCGCGCAGTTCGGTTGCGCCATCGAGCACGCCGCCTTCAAGCTCATCGCGCAGCTCAACACCGGTCACACCATCCAGCTCATCAGTGGCGAGCCTTGGTAGCATAGTGCCGCTTTACAACAACACTACGGCGCTTGAGCCGGTGATCAAGTTTGACCGTGGTGATGCTCTTGTTACCCGCATTGCCGACCGTGCCCGCGACCGCCATGCCAAGGAAAACCATTTCCAGGCTTACGATCACTACCTCACCTTCTATTGGGAGCAGCGTACCGCCACTATCGAGATAGTGGATTACGTCGCCAAAGGCGGTACCACTGTGCGTATGAACGTGGTCACTCAAGGCCGTTTGGATGACCTGCAAGCGGAAAACCGTTGGTTCTATATCGGCATGAACACTCTGGCCGAGTACTGTGGCAACGGGGTGATGAACCGCATCAACGACTTCAATTACTGGAAAGAAGCCAGCTGGAATTGCCGCGAAAATCGCCCGATTCAGATTGGCGATCGCCTTGAGTTTGAACTCAGCCAGTTCCTGGATAAAAACGCGGTAATTCGCGGCCGCGACAATTACTACGGCACTACCTATTTATATATAGTCGGGCAGGGCATAGTGCCGTGGGATGTCACCGATAAGGTTCCTTTTGTCGGTGGTGTATTCAAACAGCGCGATTCCATGCCTATGCCGGTCAATGCCCGTTTGGGTGGCGATACCAGTTTGCACGTACAAATGACCGCCGAACCCGACGGCCACTTCCAGCAAATGGCGACTAACCTGAGCGCGGTCAATGGGCAGGCATTTGTGCTCGGCCGTCGCGTACACCACACCTCCTTTGTGGATGGCGGTCATGACGAAAATCCTGAAAATGGCATTTTCAATGAAATGGTGGGCAAATCCGGTACCCGTTATGTGAGTGATCGCTGCTCGCACTGCCACGAGCGCAACGGTCGTGCACCTGTCGCTGCGGTCGGCGAGGCGTTGGATCGCTGGGTATTCAAAGTGGGCAACGCACAGGGCAATCCGCATCCGCAAATGGGGCGCGTGCTGCAACCTAAAGCCAATGGTGGTGCTACCAGTGAAGGCAATGCCTCTATCGCCTTCTGGACTGAATCTGGCGGTTTGCGTTCACCTAACTACCAATTTACCGGTTTGCGTCCAGAAACCTTCTCCGCCCGTTTGGCTCCGCAGCTAGTCGGTATTGGCTTACTGGAAGCGATTCCTGAATCGACCATTCTTGCCCGTGAAGACATCAACGATGCAAATGGTGATGGCATTTCCGGCCGTGCCCAACGCATCGTGGATCCGGTGACCGGTCAAACCCGTTTGGGTCGGTTTGGTTACAAAGCGGCTACCACCAGTGTTAAGCATCAGGTGGCATCGGCCTTCAATACCGACATGGGCGTGATGACGGCTATGTTGCCTAACCCTGATTGCGGCAGCAGCCAAACCAACTGTGGTGCAAGCGGTGCTGAAATCTCGGAGCAGCAAGTGAACAACCTGGTGAAATACGTTGCGCTGCTGGGTGTTCGTCCACAACGTGATTACAACAATGCCCAGGTGATCAATGGCCGCACGGTATTTAATAACATCGGTTGTAACGGGTGCCATGTGGAGAGCATGACTACCAGCCAATACCATCCATTCGCTGAATTGCGCTCGCAAACCATTCGCCCCTACACCGACATGCTATTGCACGACATGGGTCCCGGCCTTGCCGACAATTTGGGTGAAGGCCAAGCCAGCGGCGCTGAATGGCGTACCGCACCGCTGTGGGGCTTGGGTGTTTCTGCCTGCGTTACCGGCGGTGTGACAGGACAACGTGGTGGCGTGCCCTTTGGTGTGGATGGCAACGAAGTTTGTGTGCCTAAAGCCAGCTATTTGCACGATGGCCGCGCACGCACGATTGAAGAAGCCATCCTTTGGCACGGTGGTGAAGGGCAGAACGCTAAAAACAATTACTCGGCACTTTCTGCCAGCCAAAAACAGGATCTGCTGCGCTTCCTGCAATCGCTTTAATAAAAACACCTTCTCTCTGGCAACTAGCACAACTAGTTGGCTGGTGTTCTCCTTGCCCCGGTTAATCACCGGGGCTTTTTTTTGCATTTTTTTCGCGTGTGAATTTCTACTGACAACATTTGGTGAGTGACAAGACTAGGCTAGGAATTCCATCAACCACAAGGAAAAATGTATGAGCACGCAAAACCCCAGCATCATGTCCCACGTATCCATCGGTACCAATGATTTTGAAAAAGCTCGCGCGTTTTACCAAAAAGTGTTGGCCGCGCTGGATATTCACATCCTGATGGATTTCCCCGGCGCGACGGCATTTGGTCGCTACTATCCAGAGTTTTGGGTACAAACACCTATCGATGGAAAACTCGCAGCAGTAGGTAACGGCACTCACTTCGCTTTTGTTGCAGAAAACAAACAACAAGTGCACGCGTTTTACGATGCCGCAATCGCTGCTGGCGCAATCTGCGATGGCCCACCCGGCCCGCGCCCACTGTATAGCGATGCGTATTATGGTTGTTTTGTGCGTGATCTGGATGGCCACAAAATTGAAGCAACGTTTTGGGATGAATCGCTCGCACCGGCGGCTGCGCATTAACAGCTGTGCTATTTAATGAATATCTACGTTATTTAATTAACATTTGCGCTACTTAATTAATATCTGCGCTGCTCAGTAAATATTCCCGCATTAATGTCCTTGCACGGTGCAGGCGGCTTTTGATGGCGGGAATATTTTCATTTAATCGCGCTGCAATTTCCGCGATGCTGAGCTCTTCAAAATCGCGCAATAAAATGATTTCCAAATAATGTGGCGGGAGCGATTCCAGCGCGGCAATTAATTCAGTTTTTAAACTGTGCGTGGGGGTGCGTTCAATAAATTCACTCCACTCGGCATCGGTTAAATGTACGTTGATATTAAAGGCGCGGAATAAATAGTGGCATTGTCTTTTTAAAATCGTCACTAACCACGCGAGCCATGAATGCAATTGGCGCAGGCTGCGAATGTTGCGCGTTGCAATCAACAGCGTCTCTTGAATTGCATCTTCTGCGTGGCTGGCGTGGCAATGTTTTTGTGCGTAGCGGCGTAAATCCGGATAGCTGTTGCTAATCAATTGCTCCAGCGCAAACGGATCGCCCGTTTGCGCTGCGCTAATTAATGATGCCGGTGCTTTCATGCAACTTCATTCTCTGTGCGGGCGAGCGTTAATAATTCGTCAACCGACCATTGGTCATTCGCGTGTTTACCGTAATGCGCAGCGACTATCTTGCCATCGCTGCGGATCAGGAAATCGGCAGGCAAACCAAGGCTGGTTTCATCATCGCGTGGTACTTGTACGCCAAATTGCATCGCCCCACGCAATGCAGGCAACCACACAGCCGGGTTCAATACTGCCATCACCGATTGGTCTACGCCAAACTCAGCATATAAAGACCTGTGCGGGTCAGCAATCAATGTAAATGGGCAATCAGGCAGATCAGCCAGAATCCGTTCGCGGGTTGAATTGAAAATAATCATTTCCTGTATGCCTGCATCGCGTATTTCGTTTTGGCGGGCGATGAAACTGTGCAGATGTAAATTGCACACCGCGCAACCGGAATAACGCCGGAATTGCAGATGTGTCCAGCCGTCAGCGGCTGGGATACTGACTTCTCGCCCATTGGCATTTTGCCAAACCCGCTTGGAGATTATGCTGCCGGGTTTCAGTTTGGTGCTGGTTAGCATGTGCATAGAGTTTTCCTTTTGGCTATGGTGAAAGAACGTTTTAAATGTTCTTGAAGTCTTCTATCCACTAGTGGGAGTGGTGAGCCAAATGGATTCGCCATGATAAAAATAAATTGCTTCTCATTTGTGAGAAGCAATAGCGGAGATTTAATGATGAGTTTGAGTTTCGGTGTCTATCTAGGAGGTGGAAATAGGTTTAAGCAATATTAACGTTAACGATCAGTTCGACCTTAATGTGTGGCGGTCACAACAGTTTTGCGCCTTCACCCCGTAAATAACATTTTGATATTACGTTGGCTGCTGTTGTCGTTGAGTTTTTTTAAGGCCCAATTATTAACTATCCAAACTTGTACCCAGGTCAATAGACAAGCGGCGCTCAGCACTAGTAGATATCTAACATGAAAAGGGCCCGTGGCTACTTTTACAAAGGGAATATGCCATAGGTAAATCCAGATACTATTTTGCGCGATAAATAATGTAACCACTTTGAGTAAAGTCACTTTGTCCAGCAAGCGTTGCACGGTTTCGCTTAGCACCCAGGCTATTAACGCTATACCCAATGCGTAAGAAAAATAATAAAGAGTCGGTGGATATTTGTGTTTTTGGGTAGCAACAAAGCCTCCGGTTTGTATAAACGAATATAGCGCTACTGAGACAAAGAGTAAGAGGCACATGGCGGCGATCCATAGAACTTCATTTCTTTGGAGCGATGGTAGACGTAGGCCAATAGCGAAAACTAACGAATAAGGAATCAAATAGTGGCTGATGGCTTCAATGATTTTACCTGGTTCGGTGTTAAAAAAATCTTGTGAGAGCAATCTTGTTATTTCATAGCCGAAAAAAGCAAAGCTAATGTATGAAAAGTAGAGTTTGTTGCTGGGTATCGTTTTGTGAAAGCGATAAATCAGTGGTGATACCAGTGCCACTAGCAGGAAGACTTTAATAATCCAAACATAGCCAATCCCATCGATCAATAAATAGGAGCGAATAATTTTTTCGGCGGACAATGTCTCAATTTTCAGATCCAACAGCGCTAAGGTAACAAAGTAGCCGGTAAGGAAAATCCATACCGGGAATACCAGTCGTTTTATTCGTTTCCAGAGATAGTGGCTGTAGGCTTCCTGTTTGAACGAGAGTCCGAACGCCATGCCAGATATCAATACCATTAAGGGTACGTCAAAATTGCGTAGTTGATGGATAACCGCAGGTGGTGAAATGTGTGCAAGGATGATCATCGCCAGTCCCAAGGCACGTACTATGTCTATTTGTATGTTTCTCATAACTTCCTGTTTTGACTTGCTACGGGTATTAATGAAGAGAAAAGGCGCTTACGGGCGGGTGGCGATTGTAGAGGTGGGATGTTAAGTTTGCAAAAGAAAAGCGTGAGATATGCACGATCCGGGCGAATATTAATCGCGACTGGTGATAGTGATGGCGCTGGCGGTGAAGTGCTCGGCGCTCAGTGCAATCTCCTTTATAATGGCGGCCTTTTACCGATTCTCAGAGAAAGGCTCAAATGACCATCCGCACCCGTATTGCCCCATCGCCCACTGGCGACCCGCACGTAGGCACCGCTTATATCGCTTTGTTCAACCTGTGTTTTGCCCGTCAGCACGGCGGCAAATTCCTGTTGCGCATTGAAGATACCGACCAAACCCGCAGCACCCCCGAATCCGAACAGGCGATTCTGGACAGCCTGCGCTGGTTAGGTTTGGAATGGGACGAAGGCCCGGACGTAGGCGGCCCGCACGGCCCTTATCGCCAAAGCGAGCGCATGGATATCTACGGCAAATACGCCATGGAGTTGGTCGAAAAAGGCCACGCTTTTTATTGCTTCGCCACTGCCGAAGAGCTGGACGATATGCGCCGCGAACAACAAGCGCGCGGTGAAACGCCCAAGTACGATGGTCGCGGTTTGAAATTATCGCCCGCTGAAGTGCAAGCGAAACTCGATGCAGGTGAGCCTTACGTGATCCGCATGAAAATCCCGGAAGAGGGCGTGTGTGAAATCGACGATATGCTGCGCGGCAAGATCGAGATCGAATGGTCGCAAGTGGACATGCAAGTGCTGCTCAAAGCCGACGGCATGCCCACCTATCACCTCGCCAACGTTGTGGACGATCACCTGATGCAAATCACCCACGTGATTCGCGGTGAGGAGTGGATCAACTCCGCGCCCAAACATTTAAAACTCTACGAATACTTCGGCTGGCAAGCGCCCGTGCTGTGCCACTTGCCGCTGCTGCGCAATCCGGATAAATCCAAACTCAGCAAACGCAAAAACCCCACCAGCATTCTCTATTACAAGCGCATGGGTTATTTGCCCGAGGCGATGCTCAACTATTTAGGTCGCATGGGCTGGTCAATGCCGGACGAGCGCGAGAAATTTACCCTCGCCGAAATGCAGGAACACTTCGATTTGCTGCGCGTTTCCCTCGGCGGCCCGATTTTCGATGTGGAAAAACTCAGCTGGTTAAACAGCCTGTGGATTCGCGAGAATTTCACTATCGAGCAGCTGGCAGAGCGTTTACATAACTGGGCGCTCAACAAAGAAACCCTGTTGCAAGCACTGCCACACGCCCAATCGCGTATGACAACGTTGAGCGACTTTGCACCGCTTGCCGGTTTCCTCGTGAGCGGCATGATGCCAGTGACCGAAGCGAGTTTTGCAGGCAATAAGCTTGATATCGAAAAACAAAAAGAATATCTGCAATTTGCGCTCTGGCGTTTGGAAGCCTTACGCACTTGGGATCGCGATACTTTGTTTGCCGAATTGAAACTACTTGCCGATCAAATGGGCCTGAAAATCAAAGACGCCATCGCCCCCGTGTTTGTCGCCATCGCCGGTTCCACTGCGTCTTTCCCGGTAGTGGATTCCATGCAAATCATCGGCCCCGACATGAGCCGCGCGCGCATCCGCCACGCGATCAATGCACTCGGTGGCTTTGGTAAAAACAAACAAAAAGATTTGGAAAAGGTCTTTGATAAATTAGGCGCAACCCCCGAACAACCCGCTGCCTAATACCCACTGGCCTCAACACAGCCGTGCTGAGGCCAGCAAATACGGCATTGTTGTTAAGTAACTGGTTGATTTACAAACAAAATCAGCGCAGAGGGTGGAGTAAAAACTGCTTGACACTCCGCCAGTCGCTGCATAGAATGCGCGCCACTTACGACACAGTCGTATCCCGTTTTTGGGGCTATAGCTCAGCTGGGAGAGCGCAACACTGGCAGTGTTGAGGTCAGCGGTTCGATCCCGCTTAGCTCCACCAAATACTAAACCCGCGTTTCTCACGAAACGCGGGTTTTTTATTTGCGCGAAAATAAATGTTCGAAGTGGAGCTAAGTGGGTGAGAGCCGCTGATGCGGTTCACAAAACGGTAGGATAGCCGTTTTGCACAGCGAAGCTGCCCGCAGGGCGAGGCACATGGATGTGCCGAGTGCATCCCGCGGTCGGGATGTTTAAGCTAAGTCTATGGATTGGCAGGATTGTGGGTGGAGCAGACTTAGCTCCACCAAATTAAAAACCCGCTTATCGCAAGATAAGCGGGTTTTTTGTTTTGTGTTAGCTAGTTGGGTTGGTCTGTGCTTTTTCCTGTACTGACAGCCAATACATTCGGTTGTACCAGCCCTCGCGCGCAAGTGTGGGAGAGTTGATCTCAATTCCTTTTGGTACTTCTGTATCAAGCAAGATAAAAGCAAGTCGTTCAGCGAGGCGAGCTAAATGCCAGTGAGCTACAGCAATTGCTTGAGCGTTGTGTCCCTTTCGTAACTGGTGTGCCAGCAAGTCGCGGATTTGTTTTAAACCGGGTTTTTTTTCATTTCCTGAGATTGGCCATAAATCTGAAGTGTATCGGTTGAAATGGGGATAAGTATTTTGAAATTTTTTAAGTCTCACCATGAAGCTTGGTGGGGATGGATTTTTGACTTTAGAAATTAACCCATCTATTCGGGCTGTTAGTATCTCGGCATGAGTACGATTTTCGCCCTGGATGTCTAATTTTAACTTGAGCAGTGCTGAGATAAGTGCATAATCTGTTTCATGGAGTTTCTTTTTATCTTCCTTAGTTAATTTCTCAATCGATACCACTTGTTCTAAAACACTAAATAACGCAAAAAAATTTGCGGATGTCGTTTTTTCAAGATGTGGTGATAATGCGGCAGATAACAATGTCACGGCCTCTTTTATTTCGGCATTGGACGCAAGAAATTTTTCAACCATATTTTGTGCTTGAGACTGAAATTCTTTTTCAATGCAGAGATCCAGAATCGGTTCTATTGCCATGTCAGGTGCGAGATTAGGGTTAAGAGGATAAATCCAAGTAGTTTCCGTGCCATCGCTTTTGCACCATTCCCAGCCATGCAGGGTGATTGCTTGCCGAGTCAAGATTGACAGAGGTATGAGAATATCTCGGATTTGATTGGAAATCTCTGTAATGCAGGTTTTCATTGTTCCTGCGCAATTTACTTCTACTGCGAAGCTTGCATGAATTTCTGCTGTGATATCTTTTTTCTCAATATGGTGGATGTACCAGTGCTTTATGAATCGAATATCTCCAAGTTCTGTTGTATTCAGTTTAAACAGCTCTAGCTCCATGCTTGGAAGATTTGAATAATTAACAACAATTGCATTGAGATGCTCTTGAAAGAACCTTATTGGCGAAAGATTAAATCTGAGTCGCGGTAGGTTACTCTTGCAATGATGTGATCGTATTGAAAGTTGGCCTGCGTGTTCAATTTTAAAAGTTCCTCTTTCATGCTTCCTACGAGTCCTGCCAGCAGGCATTGATCGATACCAAAGGTCTTGAACTTCAATGTCATAGCTACTGTTTATGCTATGTAATATGCAAGGGTTTTCAAAGGAGGTGATTTCCTCACCCATTAAAGGAATTTCTATCGAAATATCTGCGGGTAAACCGCTTGATGGCGGTTCGGAGATTCTGCACTCTGCCTCCAGTTTTTTTCCGTTGGAATCGGTTATTACTGCGTCGAAGGAAATATTTTTAATAGTCATGTGTTCGTCTAGTGCCATGTAGTGTTGTTGGACAAGAAGTTCGTTAAGCGTGAGAGCGCCAAGCTCTCACTTTGCTAACATGCAATTCCAAATTCAACGACTTGAGCACTTTGAGAATTGTAGCGAAGCTCGGGTTGCCTTCACCTGATAAAGCTTTATAAAGACTCTCGCGGCCAAGGCCGCAATCTTTTGCCAATTGGGTCATTCCTCTGGCTTTGGCAACGTTACCTAAAGC belongs to Cellvibrio sp. pealriver and includes:
- the gltX gene encoding glutamate--tRNA ligase — its product is MTIRTRIAPSPTGDPHVGTAYIALFNLCFARQHGGKFLLRIEDTDQTRSTPESEQAILDSLRWLGLEWDEGPDVGGPHGPYRQSERMDIYGKYAMELVEKGHAFYCFATAEELDDMRREQQARGETPKYDGRGLKLSPAEVQAKLDAGEPYVIRMKIPEEGVCEIDDMLRGKIEIEWSQVDMQVLLKADGMPTYHLANVVDDHLMQITHVIRGEEWINSAPKHLKLYEYFGWQAPVLCHLPLLRNPDKSKLSKRKNPTSILYYKRMGYLPEAMLNYLGRMGWSMPDEREKFTLAEMQEHFDLLRVSLGGPIFDVEKLSWLNSLWIRENFTIEQLAERLHNWALNKETLLQALPHAQSRMTTLSDFAPLAGFLVSGMMPVTEASFAGNKLDIEKQKEYLQFALWRLEALRTWDRDTLFAELKLLADQMGLKIKDAIAPVFVAIAGSTASFPVVDSMQIIGPDMSRARIRHAINALGGFGKNKQKDLEKVFDKLGATPEQPAA
- a CDS encoding di-heme oxidoredictase family protein, whose product is MQTTNAQTININPVSATGSTNLQPANLAIDNNGSTRWESNHGVSPSSLTLDLGQAYALNQVVILWEAANAASYEILGSNNNSTWTQLSLRTGGTFGNRTDTVPLAGTYRYVRMNALTRSAGNNWGYSIFEMDVFGSLPASSSSSAAGNCNSGCVTTLNSSTLRATVTQADIVDIHYRVNNGAQQNVRMNLANGVWTYDIPGLNASSVVSINFTIIRNGVGQDTPWQNYTLGTPASSVAPSSSSRSSVAPSSTPPSSSSRSSTPVTPSSSSVASLGSIVPLYNNTTALEPVIKFDRGDALVTRIADRARDRHAKENHFQAYDHYLTFYWEQRTATIEIVDYVAKGGTTVRMNVVTQGRLDDLQAENRWFYIGMNTLAEYCGNGVMNRINDFNYWKEASWNCRENRPIQIGDRLEFELSQFLDKNAVIRGRDNYYGTTYLYIVGQGIVPWDVTDKVPFVGGVFKQRDSMPMPVNARLGGDTSLHVQMTAEPDGHFQQMATNLSAVNGQAFVLGRRVHHTSFVDGGHDENPENGIFNEMVGKSGTRYVSDRCSHCHERNGRAPVAAVGEALDRWVFKVGNAQGNPHPQMGRVLQPKANGGATSEGNASIAFWTESGGLRSPNYQFTGLRPETFSARLAPQLVGIGLLEAIPESTILAREDINDANGDGISGRAQRIVDPVTGQTRLGRFGYKAATTSVKHQVASAFNTDMGVMTAMLPNPDCGSSQTNCGASGAEISEQQVNNLVKYVALLGVRPQRDYNNAQVINGRTVFNNIGCNGCHVESMTTSQYHPFAELRSQTIRPYTDMLLHDMGPGLADNLGEGQASGAEWRTAPLWGLGVSACVTGGVTGQRGGVPFGVDGNEVCVPKASYLHDGRARTIEEAILWHGGEGQNAKNNYSALSASQKQDLLRFLQSL
- a CDS encoding acyltransferase, which produces MRNIQIDIVRALGLAMIILAHISPPAVIHQLRNFDVPLMVLISGMAFGLSFKQEAYSHYLWKRIKRLVFPVWIFLTGYFVTLALLDLKIETLSAEKIIRSYLLIDGIGYVWIIKVFLLVALVSPLIYRFHKTIPSNKLYFSYISFAFFGYEITRLLSQDFFNTEPGKIIEAISHYLIPYSLVFAIGLRLPSLQRNEVLWIAAMCLLLFVSVALYSFIQTGGFVATQKHKYPPTLYYFSYALGIALIAWVLSETVQRLLDKVTLLKVVTLFIAQNSIWIYLWHIPFVKVATGPFHVRYLLVLSAACLLTWVQVWIVNNWALKKLNDNSSQRNIKMLFTG
- a CDS encoding peroxiredoxin-like family protein, coding for MHMLTSTKLKPGSIISKRVWQNANGREVSIPAADGWTHLQFRRYSGCAVCNLHLHSFIARQNEIRDAGIQEMIIFNSTRERILADLPDCPFTLIADPHRSLYAEFGVDQSVMAVLNPAVWLPALRGAMQFGVQVPRDDETSLGLPADFLIRSDGKIVAAHYGKHANDQWSVDELLTLARTENEVA
- a CDS encoding addiction module antidote protein; this encodes MAALKLRKWDSAEHLTTEDDIALYLETCFEEAGYDAAFIAKALGNVAKARGMTQLAKDCGLGRESLYKALSGEGNPSFATILKVLKSLNLELHVSKVRAWRSHA
- a CDS encoding RNA polymerase sigma factor, with protein sequence MKAPASLISAAQTGDPFALEQLISNSYPDLRRYAQKHCHASHAEDAIQETLLIATRNIRSLRQLHSWLAWLVTILKRQCHYLFRAFNINVHLTDAEWSEFIERTPTHSLKTELIAALESLPPHYLEIILLRDFEELSIAEIAARLNENIPAIKSRLHRARTLMREYLLSSADIN
- a CDS encoding VOC family protein; translation: MSTQNPSIMSHVSIGTNDFEKARAFYQKVLAALDIHILMDFPGATAFGRYYPEFWVQTPIDGKLAAVGNGTHFAFVAENKQQVHAFYDAAIAAGAICDGPPGPRPLYSDAYYGCFVRDLDGHKIEATFWDESLAPAAAH